GTGTTCCTCTTAAGGCTTGGTGTCCGTGTTGTACCCACTCAGGGTGTGTAAATGGCCATTTCGTGGCCCATTAGGCGCAGTTGGATCCTTCCCCTGCCAGAGCGCCACATTCTCATGCTTGTGCGTGTCTCTTCAGAAATGTTGAAGCACAATTTGAcacattttactttttatttctcCACTTACAAATGTTGAGGATTGGTCAATTATAGAAAGGTGTCCTAATACTTTTGTCAATATAGTTCATATAGTGGTAAATGCAAGGGGGACCGCATCACTTtggaattgcattttttttcaccaaaCATTGTTTCTTCGCTTTTACTCGTCAGTCAATGTGTGATCTGTACAAGTGTAGCTTGTTTAGTTTCTGGGTGTTGCAGGAAATGCAGACCCGATATATTTCTTGCCATTGCCATAGAAAGAGTTTTCCCATGTGTACGTTTGGATGATCAACTCCTTCCCGCCCAGGCTCAagcgacatctgagaaagagACACAAAAAATGTGAATCCAATCCAGCAAGTACGGGCAGATAACGCGGGAGGACGACGCTCACTGTTTTCCAGGCCTGGTGATGTAACACAAACTGTAAAGGGCAAAGTCAAATTCGGGGCTGCAGCCGATGACTGCAGAGCCGACTTGCTTGAAGTAGCCGTCCCACTTGAACTGCATTCCCAGCACGTCCGGGAAGGTCGTCCACtgcgaggaggaagacgagaCAGACAGTGAAGGAAGCGCTATACACAAGAGCAAGCGAGACGATGTAAGGCTTTGTGTTTACAGGCCCGTTGAAGCTGTGGCTGTAGTAATTCAGGAGCCCTCTTTTCTCCAGAAGGTAAAATTGGATCCAGTTGTGGAAGCCTGACACCTTTCCTCCCTTTATCTCACCTAGAACAGAGATAGTTATATTTAGATTCTTCCATGTGCTTTGAGTGCTTGAATATGATTatggaaaatggaaaaaaaatcttatcagTGCTTACATTTGTAACCAGCAAAGGACAACCAAGCAGTTCAAACCTGCAAAAATGTGCTCAAAACCACTGGAATCCATCCTCCTGTTGTTGCGAGAGTACAGTCCGAACCACATCATCTTCAGGTCATATATGAACTCTTCCTCTGACTTGTAGACACCTTCAAGGACAAAATAACATCACGTTTGATGAAGCAAAATATTGTATGTGTGTAGTGACGTACCCTTCGTGTATAAGAAGGCAAAAAGTTCACGGCCCAGCTCGGTATTGGACATGGTCTCCCTGAGGAAGTTGTCCTGCTCAGCTGTCTCCTGGGGACTCACGTCCTCGTCTTGTCCGGTCATCCTGTTGTAGTTGTCCAACAGAGCCAAGAGAGCCGCATAACTGGGCCTGGAGAACAAACCCTCCTCATCCAAAAAACGGAAAAAGCTGAAAGCACAAAATAAACAAGATCTGATGTCATACTGAAGTGATAGAAAACAATCATATCTGAGGTGTTTCCTCACGGGCGAGAGGAGAGATCGTCCTGGGAGCCAGTTTGAGATCCAGAGATCAAAGCCTGGGGGTCAATCACCAACTGCAAGGGTGAAGCTCGGTTTGAGTCCAGAACGTAAAGTACTTCAGAGATAGACTTGATCTCAGCATCGGTGATCACGGAGCCACCGCCGGTTTCGCCACCTGCACATGTACAGCATCAAAAATATGTGACATGCTTGACATGCGTACAAACATACAATGTTTTATCTGAAACTACACTGACACCTGCTGGTTGCATGGAGTAATTGATTTCTGctaaaaattctaaaaaaaaacaacaaccgaaAACAAAAACTACTATTATTCTAAAACTATTACAAATTAAACCAAAATGAAGCATtgttgacaaaaataaacaaacccaatgcaaaaactaattaaaactatcagattaaaaaaaaaaagtgaatgcaaaataaaaataaacttatcTGACTATTAGTTGTGACCTTAAGGGTCACAGTCTACCCTGTGAAGGTGAGCGGGTGTTCTCCATGAGGCAATAGGCACACGCCAGTGATCTTATTTTCTTACCGCTGCATACATCTGCATAGTCGCCGCAGCAGTTGTTGTACTGCGTGCACTTTGAGTTGCAATGGCACTTATTTTGAGAGTTGTACTTCTCATTACACCGACCTTTACATGAAGTGGATCCCGCTTTCAAAAAATacagagaagaacagatggaatAGTAAGTTCATGCTTTGTATTGGACAATTTAATGGTAATTTGGTGTACACTGTACACAATAGTTGAGTAATTTTTGTATTCTGCAGTGGATAAAGAATTTTCTAGACACTAGAATATTTGGCGTGAAAATCTGGATGAATGAGCTGATCCAGgattaccttttttttccatttcaaattAAGCACTTACCTTTACAAAGATCTGCATAGTCTGAACAGCAGTCTCTGTAGCGCTCACAGGAAGGATTGCACTGACAGGAAAAAGCACCGTCAGTTCCAAAGCCACAGCGACCCTGACATGAGTCAAGGGAGTCTAGAAAACAACGGAACACATTATTCGGAGTGTCCTGCCAATCAGCTCTGCCCTAGTCAGTGAACATGAACCCATCCAGATGTGataataaggaaaaaaaatgtcttactaCTGTGTGCCTGACAGAGCAGACTGACCCAAAGTGCAAAGACAGCAATGAGCTTCATCCTGGCTCACTGGAAACAAGGTGAACAGACCCTCGCTGTGGTCTCCCTTTTGTAGAACACAGCCCATGTTGGATGACATCCAGCCCACATGGCAGGATTCTCCATACAAGATGTTTCCAATAACCTTTATGTTTCCAATAACCTTTATACATGATTTGCTCAgatgtttgttttggtttaaTAATTGTTCTATGCAGTTGAACCCAGAcagtttttctgaatgtgcAAATAAGCTTGCTATCTTTTCTCTGTGAAAGCGCACACCTGTTTGGCACGCTGATTCTACTTTAatgtatatattaaaaaaaagatatggcAGTATCAAGTTGGGAGCAAGTTGGTCATTTTCATCGAATGAAGGATCATCGTTGTTTATTTCTAAAGTTGTGCTTGTTTGTGCAATCGTGCCAAAATACTCGATATAAAAAAAGTCCGTGTGTCAGATGTTGTGTttcacaggtttttttttttcttcaatgcgGCTCTGACAACAGATTTGAATGTGTTAAGTCATGTGTGGACTGCAGAGACAAGTCAGCGTTTTTAcctcaatatttcatttcactGCATTTTGCGTCAATGTGTTCAACTgagattatttattatttattaattattactaTTTATTACAATCAAGTTATATAGTTGACATTTCATGTTCTATGTTTGCACAATAACATAACCTGTTTATAGTTAAGTGAGACAGTGATAATCCAGTTGTCTGCACTCACAAAATGTTCCCCTCTTCCATGTGAGTATCGAGCAATACACTTGAGAATTATGTCACATCTTTCCTTAGGTGATTCaggctttgttttcttgtttttacttgccatgtagcactttgagattcctctgaatgtaaagtgcgttataaatataatttattattattattattattattattattacattcaCATAATCAAATATACTGTGTAAATTAATCCCAGGATACACAGTATACAAAGCAAGACGTAAAGGcaatacaaacaaataattgAGCTTCACCATAGGTGGACAACTTATAGTTGGTCTCTTACCAAAGAGCCTCAAAATTGCCGAAGAACTGTTGGGTCAAAAGGTTATTGAATGTGCGTCTACAGTTATCCTCCGTTACGCTAGAGGACGGTATACAGCATTAATAACTTCATTACGTTTGACTCTCCTCGGCTTCCATAGACAGCGTGGATGTCAATGACATTCACCTACTGAGCTTTTTTGTATAAGTACTCACGCGTGGATACTAGTAAGATGTCATTAAGCTTTTTATTCAGGTCTCTCAGTAAAGATGTGGCAAAGGTGAGTAGACTGAAAT
This genomic interval from Syngnathus typhle isolate RoL2023-S1 ecotype Sweden linkage group LG11, RoL_Styp_1.0, whole genome shotgun sequence contains the following:
- the endou gene encoding uridylate-specific endoribonuclease A — its product is MKLIAVFALWVSLLCQAHSNSLDSCQGRCGFGTDGAFSCQCNPSCERYRDCCSDYADLCKAGSTSCKGRCNEKYNSQNKCHCNSKCTQYNNCCGDYADVCSGGETGGGSVITDAEIKSISEVLYVLDSNRASPLQLVIDPQALISGSQTGSQDDLSSRPFFRFLDEEGLFSRPSYAALLALLDNYNRMTGQDEDVSPQETAEQDNFLRETMSNTELGRELFAFLYTKGVYKSEEEFIYDLKMMWFGLYSRNNRRMDSSGFEHIFAGEIKGGKVSGFHNWIQFYLLEKRGLLNYYSHSFNGPWTTFPDVLGMQFKWDGYFKQVGSAVIGCSPEFDFALYSLCYITRPGKQCRLSLGGKELIIQTYTWENSFYGNGKKYIGSAFPATPRN